The sequence GCAACGAAATTTAGTAAGTCACTCTCCTTAACACTTGGTACGAAACCGGACCGACAGATGCGGGCGAACCGCGCAGAATCGACGAATCGCAACGCTAGTCGAAGGGTCGTTATGAATGATGGAGAATGGATCGTAAGGCGGAATATTGAGCGTTATACCGATTTGCTCGAAAGCTCTTCGGATGACCTGCAGAAGGAGATTCTGGGCACCTTGCTGAGGGAAGAACGCAAGAAGCTTCCGGCCCAACCGCCCAAACCGTCTGATGACGGCGTCAAAGAGTAGCGACCGTCTGCTTTTCGGCAACCGCTAGCTTTGCGACAGGTGGCGCACTCTTGGCTGTTGGCTCGATGGCTATACACCGCGCACGCGGCTGGAAAGAACTCCCCTATGCCGGAATTCCGCTCATCTTCGCGGCGCAACAATTCGTAGAGGGCGGTTTATGGCTTAGCCTACCTGAGCAAGCCCCATCGGCTGGCGTCCTCACAATCAGCTACCTGCTATTTTCCAACATCCTCTGGCCATTTTACCTGCCGGTTGCAGTCCTGATGATCGAAAACGATCCGCTGCGCCGTAAACGCTTGCTGGTCCCTGTTATCGCTGGTGCCGCAACGAGCGTATTTTTCCTCGCAGCAATATCCACGAAGCCGGTTTCCGCGGTGATCACGGGATCACATATCAACTATGATCTGCCGCATCCGCAGCCAGCTCTTGCATTCACTCTTTACGCTATCGCGGTCTGCCTTGCTCCGCTCCTGTCCAGCCACAAAGCGGTACGGCTGTTTAGCCTGGCAATTATCGTATCAATGATTGCGGCCTACATTATCTACACGATATGGTTTGCATCGGTCTGGTGTTACTTCGCAGCTCTATTGAGTGGTTTGGTATTGTATCACTTTTACCGCCGCGACAGGCTCCAGGTCGAGGAGGCCACGTCGCTGTCTGCGTGACGGACTGGTTGGCTGGGTGCAGCACGATGACGGGAGCAACAGATGTCCTAGGGGCATATCCTGATGTTGCGGGACGCAGGCAATATCTAGGCTCAAAGTCTAGAAAACTGCGAGTTGTCACATGCGCCAATATCATCATTCCATCGGTTCACACGCTGCGATAACGCCGCGGCCAGAATCATGACCGGAATTCCAACAATGAGCCGTGAGCCTATGCTCTTTGCTCTCGGCCGAAGCAAAGTGTTCGGGGAACGGATCGCCTTTGGCTTGGGGCTCCCACTAGCAGCGCATGAAGAACGTGAGTTCGATGGCGGTGAACATAAGGCCAGACCGCTGGCAGAAGTTGGCGGCCGCGACGTTTACGTTGTGAACGGGCTGCACGGCGAAACAGGCGCCTCAGCCAATGATAAGCTCATCCGGCTGCTGTTCTTCATCGGGGCGCTGAAGGATGCTGGTGCTGCGAGGGTGACCGCCGTGTGCCCCTATCTAGCCTATAGTCGCAAGGACCGCCGCACGAAGCCCCGCGATCCCATCAGCACACGCTATGTCGCAACGTTGTTCGAAGCTATGGGCACCGACCGTTTGATCACGCTGGAAGTGCACAATGTCGCTGCCTTCGAGAACGCTTCCCGGACCTGTTTGTCCGAACACCTGCCGATTGCGGGCCTCCTCGCCGATCACTTGGGCCCGTCGCTCGGCCAGGGGCAAGTGGCAGTTGTGTCGCCGGACACTGGCGGCGACAAGCGAGCAGAGCTATTCCGCCGCGAACTGGAGCAGCGTCTCGGGCGGCCTGTGGGCAAGGCGATCATGGATAAGTTCCGCAGCGAGGGTGTCGTATCGGGTTCGCTATTTGCCGGCGACGTTTCGGACCACACAGCGATTATCGTCGACGATATGATTGCCAGCGGGGGCACCATAATGCGGGCAGTCGAAGCGTGCCGAAATGGCGGGGCCAAACATGTGATTGCCGCAGCCGCGCATGGTATGTTCACTAGCCAATCCGCGCTATTCGGAGCCGGCGCCCCTGATCGCATCATTGTAAGCGATACCATTCCGCTCCCTGCCGAGTTGCCGAAAAGCGCGCGCAACCAGATCGAATTAGTGGAAGCGGCACCGCTTGTCGCCGAAGTGATCGACCGGCTGCATCACGGTGAACCGGTCAGTGAACTGTTGCCGTTCGTTTGATCACCATTTTTCAGACTTTCTCCGGCAAGCCGCAGATAGGCCCGCGCTTGGCGAGGCCAGCGTGAGGGCGTCCTCGGTGACTCGTCGCGCAAATGTTCGATCGAGAGGCGCGCGCGCAGGCACGCACGGTAGCAGCGGTAGAATTCAAGCAGGACTTCAGGCGGGCGCTCGCCCAATAGCCGGGCCATTCCGCTTTCCAATTGCGGAGCGATCCATGGCGCACCCAACCTCGCGCATTCAATCCCCAGGAACGTCACTTCATCGAACGGGTCGCACCACCGTAGCCGTTCATCGAACTCAAGCCGATCAATCAGAAGAATTGGCGGCCCCAGGTGGATATGCTCGGGCTTCAAATCGCCATGTCCCTCAAGAATCCGGCCTAGTTCGACGCGCGCGGCAAGCAGGTCGCTTTCGTTCGCGAGGAAGCGCCGTAACGAGACCAACGGTGGATCGATCAGTTCCGAAGGCAGGCTGAACGCGGGATCAGTCAGGGCGTTTTCGATCAGTCGTACCCCTTCCTCCCATCTTCCGAGCATGACGTCAGGATCCACATCGAGTGATGTCTGGCCAAGATAGAAACGTGCGAGCACTTCGCAAACCTGCTTAATGTCGGGCGGCCGAACCTCGCCGCGCTCGATCTGGGCATCAAGCGCCTGCGCAGAATCAAGCCTGCGCATAACAACCAGCCAATCGATTACTTCCCCCTCTCCGCCTAGCGTAAGGCTTCCAGCAGAATTGCGGACGATCGGTAGCGTCCGCAAATAGACCCCGGGTGCGAGTTGCTGGTTGATCTCGAATTCGCGCTCGCAACTGACCCTGCGGGACTCGATGGCGGTGAAATCGACAAAGTCCAGCTTGATTGGGCGCTTCAACTTATACACCAGATCATCCGCCAGAAACACGAGCGACATGTGCGATTCGATGATCTGTACGTCCGCCGGATGGCCTGGATATGCACCGGGCTGCGATAGAAACTCGACAACTTCTGCATGAGCGGAACCAGCCTCCCGGCCTGCCAGATTGGCACGGTCAAGGATGCCATTCAGCGGCAGGCGCTTGTCCTGCCCAGTTGCCGGACTGTCTAGCAACGACCTGCCCGCCATTCATCGCTGCGGAATGTGCAAAGAAGTGCTGGTACACCGCTGTCGCTCGCAACCGGAGCGGCGAATGCCTCGTAGCTTTTGCCGCGATCAAAAAATTGCACATCCACTGCTTCGCCGCGCGTGATGGCCAAGTAAAACAAGTGGCGCAGACGCGCGGCAATGCGGCGTTCGGCTATCCGCGTCAGACGAGTTTCGCTACCACCTAACATCGCCTCGGCTTTTGACCCGATGGCACCGAGCGCGAAGTCTCTTCCCTCTTCGGGCAAGGCTTCGGCAATCATACTATGGCTTCGAAGCTCGCTGGTCAGATTGAGCAAAATGTCATTCTCGTGTGGAGCCAGTTTGTCGCCCCGCTGCGAGCGCCACATTTCCAGACTGCGGCCGAGAACCTCATCCGTGGGAATAGGCGCCAGATCGACCCTTTTAAACAGCCGGCGAAGGTTTGCTGGTGTACGGGCGAGTTCGGTCATCTTTCACACAATCCCTTTCACATCCCAAAAAAGGTAAACTCGTCACGCTTGGGCCACACTAAGGGAATGACCGCAGGTTTTCTGGTTTGCCTTGCGAATGAGGCTAGCGCCCGATCTCGCTGCGGAAGTCAGCGCTCCGGTGAATCCCCTAATTACTCGCGCGTCATGACCGACCATCAGAGTGTGGTGCCTTTCTGCCACCGCACTGGGGAACGTCGATTGTCGTACGAATTGATCCGGAAAAACAAGGCTGATCGTGACGCTGCCAATATGCCCGATTACGAGCACGCGGTCAGTGAATGGAATTGGGAGACATTTCGAGGTTGGCTCGACTATTGTCCTGATGGCGGGCTCAATATCGCTTTTGAGGCCATTGACCGTCACGTCGCCCACCGAAGGGGTGACCATGAAGCGCTACGCTGGCTCGGCAAGAGCGGCGAGCGTCGAAGTTATTCCTATACCGATCTGAAACGCGAAACTGATCGCTTCGCGCGGTTGCTGGTCGATCTTGGCCTGCGCAAAGGCACGCGCGTGTTCTCGCTGCTTGGCCGGGTACCCGAACTCTATATCGCCGCGCTTGGTACGCTGAAAGCAGGCGGCGTGTTCTGCCCGCTGTATTCAGCTTTCGGCCCCGAACCTGTCCGTGCCCGGATGTCTATCGGTGAGGCCGAGGTGCTGATTGCTTCACCGCGTGAATATGCGCGGAAGGTTGCCGCGCTCAGAGACGAGCTCCCCAGGCTCGCCCACATTTTGCTGACCGAAAGTCCGGGCGATGCGCATCCGGGCACGATTGATCTGACAGAGGCACTAAACCGCACCCCTACAGAATTCGAACCGGTATTTACCGCGCCCGAGGATATGGCACTGCTGCACTTCACCAGCGGGACAACTGGTACACCGAAAGGGGCAGTACATGTGCACGAAGCCGTGGTGGCGCATAATGCCACCGGCCGGATCGCGCTCGATCTGCGCGCAGGCGATATCTATTGGTGCACTGCCGATCCGGGCTGGGTCACAGGCACCTCCTATGGCATCATCGCTCCGCTGACGGCGGGCGCAACCATGCTGGTCGAGGAAGCCGAATTCGATGCCGAGCGCTGGTATGCGGTGCTGGAACGCGAGCACGTGAATGTCTGGTACACAGCCCCCACCGCCATTCGTCTGCTGATGAAGGCCGGTGCGGATTTACCCCGCAACCATGATTTATCGCGCCTACGTTTCATGGCCAGCGTCGGCGAGCCGCTCAATCCCGAGGCGGTGATCTGGAGCCATGAGGTTTTCGGCAAGCCTTTCCATGACAATTGGTGGCAGACCGAAACCGGCGGGATCATGATCGCCAATTATGCTGCCATGGATGTCAAGCCGGGTTCGATGGGCAAACCGCTGCCCGGCGTGGAGGTGGCGATACTCGATGTCGATGATGACGGCGTCCAGCGTGCCAAGGGGGCGATGCAAGCCGGACATCTTGCGATCCGGCCCGGCTGGCCGTCAATGTTTCGCACCTATCTCGGCGAAGAGCAGCGCTATGCGGCGTCCTTCCGCGATGGTTGGTATCTCTCCGGCGACCTCGCGATGCGCGATGCAGACGGGTATTATTGGTTCGTCGGGCGGGATGATGACATCATCAAGTCGGCAGGCCATTTGATTGGACCGTTCGAAGTGGAAAGCGCGCTGATCGAGCACCCAGCAGTGGCCGAAGCGGCGGTGATCGGCATTCCAGACGAGCGCGCGGGCGAAGTGGTCAAGGCATTCGTCACATTGCACCACGGGCAAGACCCGTCCGACGCATTGCGCAAGGATCTGCTGGGCCATGCGCGTAAACGTCTGGGTGCCGCCATCGCGCCGCGCCAGATCGAAATTTGCACCGATCTGCCGCGCACCCGCTCGGGCAAGATCATGCGGCGGTTGCTCAAGGCGCGGGAGCTGGGCCTACCCGAGGGCGACATCTCTACTCTCGAATCGACCAAGGAGGCCTCTGCATGAGTGACGCCACTGCCAAAGTCAGGCTGGATCACGCGCATTGCCGCCACCTGCTGCTCCAGATGACCCGCATTCGCCGGTTCGAGGAGAAATGCGCGGAACTCTACACGCAGGAGAAAATCCGCGGGTTCCTTCATCTGTATATTGGCGAGGAAGCGGTCGCAGTCGGTGTGATGGAGGCGCTGACGCCCGACGATGCGGTGGTCGCCACCTATCGCGAACATGGCCACGCCCTTATCCGCGGTGTTTCAGCGGGCGCAATCATGGCCGAGATGTACGGCAAGCAGGAGGGTTGCAGCCGTGGCCGTGGCGGCTCGATGCATCTGTTCGATGCTGCGACCCGGTTTTACGGCGGCAATGCGATTGTCGGTGGCGGACTGCCCGTGGCCGCCGGTCTCGCACTTGCCGACAAGCTCGAGGGCCGCGCGAACGTGACCGTCTGTTTCTTCGGTGAAGGGGCTGCGGCTGAAGGTGAATTTCACGAGGCAATGAACCTGGCGGCGCTGTGGCAATTGCCGGTGCTCTTCATCTGCGAGAACAACCTCTACGCCATGGGTACCGCGCTCGGCATCTCGGAATCGGAGACCGATATCAGCGCCAAGGCGGCGAGCTACAACATGCAGTCCGAAGCGGTGGACGGCATGAACGTGGTCGAGGTCGAGGCGGCAGCGCGGCGCGCGGTCGCGGCCATCCGCGAGACCGGCGGGCCGTATTTCCTCGAATGCCGGACATACCGCTTCCGCGCGCATTCGATGTTCGACCCGCAGCTCTACCGCGCCAAGGAAGAGGTCGAGGAATGGAAAGGGCGCGGGCCAATCACACGGTTCCGCGAATGGGTTCTTGAAGCAGGCGAGCTGCATGAGGCAGATATCAAAGTGATCGAAGAGGAGGTCGCGCAGGAAGTCGCAACGGCTGTCGCATTTGCCGAGGCGGGGAGCTGGGAGCCGGTTGAAGATCTGACTCGCGATGTCGGCGCGGAGCGGCGCGTATGACCGAGATCAGCTACCGTGATGCCATGCGTGGCGCGATCCGCGATGCGATGCAAGCCGACCCACGCGTGTTCCTGATGGGCGAGGACGTTGGCCATTATGGCGGCTGCTATGCTGTGTCCAAGGGGCTGCTGGAGGAATTCGGCCCGGAGCGCATTCGCGACACGCCGCTTTCTGAAAGTGCCTTTACCGGGGCGGGGATCGGCGCGGCGATGGCCGGGATGCGGCCCATCGTCGAAATTATGACGTGCAACTTCTCACTCCTAGCGCTCGACCAGATCATGAACAACGCGGCGACCATCCGGCATATGTCGGGCGGCCAGTTCAATGTGCCGGTCGTCATCCGCATGGCAACCGGCGGTGGCCGCCAGCTTGGGGCGCAGCATTCGCATAGTCTGGAGGGTTGGTACGCGCACATCCCCGGCATCCGTGTGCTCGCACCGGGCACGGTGGAGGATGCGGCAGGGATGCTGGCCCCTGCGCTGGCCGACCCCGATCCGGTGCTGATCTTCGAGAACGCGCTCCTTTATAGCGAAACGGCAGAGGTAGATTTGCCGGTGACGGTCGATATCGACCACGCTGCCCTGCGCCGCGAGGGAAGCGATATCAGCCTGATCACCTATGGCGGGTCGCTCGGCAAAACGCTCGCAGCGGCCGAAGAGCTGGACGCGGCAGGCATCTCGGCCGAGGTGCTCGACTTACGTGTGCTGCGCCCGCTGGATGAGGCGGCAATCCTCGCTACAGTGGGCAAGACTCGCCGCTGCGTGATTGTCGATGAGGGCTGGCGTTCCGGCAGTATCTCGGCCGAAATTATAGCTCGCATTATAGAACGTGGCTTCTGGAACCTCGACGCGCCGATCGCGCGGGTGTGCTCCGAGGAAGTGCCGATCCCTTATGCCAGGCATTTGGAGGAGGCAGCGCTGCCCAGTGTCGCCGGGATAGTTGCCGCGGCGCGCACGGTATTGGGCCGCTAGCGATGGGCACGTTCACCATGCCCTCGCTCGGTGCCGATATGGAGGCAGGCACGCTCGTCGAATGGCTGAAGCAGCCTGGCGATGCCGTAAAACACGGGGATATCATCGCAGTCGTCGAAACCGACAAGGGCGCTATTGAGGTTGAAGTCTTCGAAGACGGTGAATTAGAGGAACTGCTCGTCAAAGAAGGCAGCAAAGTTCCGGTCGGCACTGCTCTGGCGCAGATATTTGATGAAGGTGACGCGGAGCCAACCGTGCGCCCATCCCGCTCCGAGCCAGAACTAGAGCCAGGACTACAGCGAGGACTGCAGGCCGCCCCCTCGCCCGCACCGACACCTCCAAGGCAGCCCCCCACTCCGGCCTTGCCAGGATTGCGAATGTCACCTGCTGCGCGGCTACTAGCTGAAGCGCGTAGGGTTGGTCTGGCGAGCGTTACCGGTACCGGCCCCGGTGGCGCAATCGTGCGCGAGGATGTTGCAGCCATGCTGGAACTCGGACGCGAAGCGGCTCCGGCGCAAAAGTCCGACAAAGTAGCGCCAGATCTGGCTCCTATGCGCCGCGCCATCGCCGCGGCTATGGCGAAATCGAAGCGCGAGATTCCGCATTACTATCTTTCGCACCAGTTCGAAATATCCGCCGCAATGGAATGGCTTGACGCATATAACTCGCAGCGCCCGCCGCCCGAGCGACTGTTGCTCAATGTACTTCTAGTGAAAGCGGTCGCCTTGGCTGTGCGTAAATTTCCTGAGTTCAATGGCTTTTATCGCGGTGACGCCTTCGAACCGAGCGAGGCGATCCATGTCGGCAATGCGATTGCCATCCGAGGCGGCGGGCTGGCAGCACCTGCGATCCACAACACTGACAGTCTGTCATTGGCCGAATTGATGGACCACTTGCATGATCTGGTGGGGCGCACCCGTCGCGGCGGTTTCCGGTCATCGGAGATCAGCGATTCGACGGTTACTGTTTCAAGCCTTGGCGAGCGCGGCGTAGACGCTCTGTGGCCAGTCATCTATCCTCCGCAAGTTGCCATCATCGGTTTTGGAGCGGTGCAGAAGCGGGCCAGGGCCTTAGATGCCGGATTAGTTGTACGGCCGGTTCTAAATGTAACGCTGGCGGCTGACCACCGCGCCAACGATGGCCATCGCGGTGCCCTGTTGTTGCGCCGGATCTCCGATCTTCTGACTGAACCGGAGGCCCTATGACCAAGGATGAAATCCGCGCGGTCATTATCAAGGAAATCGGCGAAATCGCCCCCGAGGTCGAAACCGGCACGGTCAGCGACAGCGAAGATTTGCGCGACGCTCTTGATATGGACTCGATGGATATCTTCAACCTGATCGCTGCGCTTCATCTCCGCCTGAGCGTTGACATCCCTGACCGGGCGGCTGCAGAATTCGCAACTATTGAAGGCGCCGCAGCTTGGTTGGCGGACCATCTCCAAGATCGCAACTCGTGACGGAATGCAGATCACCAAATGCTCTAACCAATTCGATAAAAATGCTGAACTGCGTTAAAGCAACTGTGCACCGCTGGCGATCGTTGCCAATTTGCCTCTGTCCCGCACGATCAAATGGTTGCGGCGGGGCATCGAGATAACACCTAGCTCACGAAGATGGCGGAATCCCCGGCACGTTGTCTCAGGGGTAATTGCGAGATAGTCGGCCAAATCGATTTGAGTGAGGGGGAACGCAAGAACACCGTCTTGCTCCTCCAGCCTATCGACCACCGAAATCAGAAATGCGCAGATCCGCACCAGTACACTATTGCGTCCAACGATCATGCCGCGCCGGAAGATAGGATCCTGTTCGGCGCAGATCGATGGCAGCAACCTCCCTTGCTCGCGGCAGGCGCTCATCAAATCCTCCTGCCAGCGTGTCGCTGAATGCCGTACGTACTGCAGGTCCGTTACAGCCTCGGCGCTGAACCGATAGCGCTCCGACACTGGCAAGCCGATTTGATCACCGGCAAAGAAGAATGCGGCGATCTGTCGTTCTCCCTCCTGTGTGAGGCAAACCCCGCGCACAATGCCGTGCCGCAACTCAAAAACATGATCGCAAAGGTCACCATCCAGAAACAGAAGTTTTCCCGCCTTCGCCTCACAGGTCAAGTCGTATGAATTTGACGGCCTTGATTTGAAACTGAGCATGGTTCACCATCATTGTGAGGGTTGGCAGAGGTTAAGCCTAACCGCAGCGCTAACGCTGGGCACTGGTGTATTATACGTAGATTGGGGGCAGCGGATAACACGCTAGAACTTGACCCTAATCAAGAAGTAACCGTTCACCTGTTCTAGATTGATTGTTACAGGACTTCGCGCGGTGGCTGATCGGCTAAACTGGCAAGCGATCGAAACCCAAAGCCATCGCAGTCCTCTGGAACGGAGGTGAGATGTGACGATACACGACCGGCCGCCGCAGGTTACGACCGGCCTTATCCATATCCTGCGTACTCAGGCGGAAAATCTCCCAAGTCCCGACATACCAGATTTCGCTGAGCCGTTTGATCGCTTTGGTGATGCGAGGGTTGTAATGCTGGGCGAAGCGACCCACGGAACGCATGAGTTTTACGCTGCACGGGCGCGGATAACCCGGCGTCTCATTGAACGGCACGGTTTTAATATTGTCGCTGTGGAGGGCGATTGGCCCGACATTGCTCGGATCGACGATTATGTTCGCTACAAAGCACCTCGACTGCGAAGCGGCGAACCTTTCATTCGTTTCCCGACATGGATGTGGCGCAATGAAGATGTTCTGGCCTTCGCCGATTGGCTGCGCGGTCACAATGCCGGTCTGCCAGAGGAGAAATGTACGAGCATGCGAGGGCTCGACTTATATAGCTTGCGCGACTCCATCCACGCGGTGATCGAATATCTGGCCAAACATAATCCCGGAGATGCCGAGGAAGCGCGCCGCCGCTATGGCTGTCTCACCCCGTGGCAGGACGAACCCCAAGCCTATGGCAAGGCGGTCGAACGTGCCGGGTTGGGGGCCTGCGAAGATGGCGTCATTGCGCAGCTTGGCGATCTCTTGGACCAGCGCATGGATTTTATCGCCAAAGACGGTGAGTCCTATTTCAATGCCGAGCAGAATGCGCGGATCGTGCGATCTGCGGAACGCTATTATCGGTCGATGTATCGCGGCGCGGCCGAAAGTTGGAATCTGCGCGACCGGCACATGTTCGACACGCTTCAGTCTTTGATGGCTCACAGGAAAGATGCGCGGGCAGTTATCTGGGCACATAATTCACATGTCGGCAATGCCTCCGCCACGGCAATGGGCTGGCAGGGCGAGTTCAACATTGGCGAATTGGTTCGGACGGCTTATGGCGATCAGGCTGTGCTGATCGGCTTTGGTACTGACCGGGGCACTGTGGCCGCCGCGTCCGACTGGGGCGGACCGATAGAAGTCAAGCGAGTCAGGCCTGCCCGTGACGATAGCTGGGAAGCCGCTTTTCG comes from Altererythrobacter sp. ZODW24 and encodes:
- the prs gene encoding ribose-phosphate diphosphokinase, translating into MSREPMLFALGRSKVFGERIAFGLGLPLAAHEEREFDGGEHKARPLAEVGGRDVYVVNGLHGETGASANDKLIRLLFFIGALKDAGAARVTAVCPYLAYSRKDRRTKPRDPISTRYVATLFEAMGTDRLITLEVHNVAAFENASRTCLSEHLPIAGLLADHLGPSLGQGQVAVVSPDTGGDKRAELFRRELEQRLGRPVGKAIMDKFRSEGVVSGSLFAGDVSDHTAIIVDDMIASGGTIMRAVEACRNGGAKHVIAAAAHGMFTSQSALFGAGAPDRIIVSDTIPLPAELPKSARNQIELVEAAPLVAEVIDRLHHGEPVSELLPFV
- the acsA gene encoding acetate--CoA ligase, with translation MIRKNKADRDAANMPDYEHAVSEWNWETFRGWLDYCPDGGLNIAFEAIDRHVAHRRGDHEALRWLGKSGERRSYSYTDLKRETDRFARLLVDLGLRKGTRVFSLLGRVPELYIAALGTLKAGGVFCPLYSAFGPEPVRARMSIGEAEVLIASPREYARKVAALRDELPRLAHILLTESPGDAHPGTIDLTEALNRTPTEFEPVFTAPEDMALLHFTSGTTGTPKGAVHVHEAVVAHNATGRIALDLRAGDIYWCTADPGWVTGTSYGIIAPLTAGATMLVEEAEFDAERWYAVLEREHVNVWYTAPTAIRLLMKAGADLPRNHDLSRLRFMASVGEPLNPEAVIWSHEVFGKPFHDNWWQTETGGIMIANYAAMDVKPGSMGKPLPGVEVAILDVDDDGVQRAKGAMQAGHLAIRPGWPSMFRTYLGEEQRYAASFRDGWYLSGDLAMRDADGYYWFVGRDDDIIKSAGHLIGPFEVESALIEHPAVAEAAVIGIPDERAGEVVKAFVTLHHGQDPSDALRKDLLGHARKRLGAAIAPRQIEICTDLPRTRSGKIMRRLLKARELGLPEGDISTLESTKEASA
- the pdhA gene encoding pyruvate dehydrogenase (acetyl-transferring) E1 component subunit alpha, which codes for MSDATAKVRLDHAHCRHLLLQMTRIRRFEEKCAELYTQEKIRGFLHLYIGEEAVAVGVMEALTPDDAVVATYREHGHALIRGVSAGAIMAEMYGKQEGCSRGRGGSMHLFDAATRFYGGNAIVGGGLPVAAGLALADKLEGRANVTVCFFGEGAAAEGEFHEAMNLAALWQLPVLFICENNLYAMGTALGISESETDISAKAASYNMQSEAVDGMNVVEVEAAARRAVAAIRETGGPYFLECRTYRFRAHSMFDPQLYRAKEEVEEWKGRGPITRFREWVLEAGELHEADIKVIEEEVAQEVATAVAFAEAGSWEPVEDLTRDVGAERRV
- a CDS encoding pyruvate dehydrogenase complex E1 component subunit beta, with amino-acid sequence MTEISYRDAMRGAIRDAMQADPRVFLMGEDVGHYGGCYAVSKGLLEEFGPERIRDTPLSESAFTGAGIGAAMAGMRPIVEIMTCNFSLLALDQIMNNAATIRHMSGGQFNVPVVIRMATGGGRQLGAQHSHSLEGWYAHIPGIRVLAPGTVEDAAGMLAPALADPDPVLIFENALLYSETAEVDLPVTVDIDHAALRREGSDISLITYGGSLGKTLAAAEELDAAGISAEVLDLRVLRPLDEAAILATVGKTRRCVIVDEGWRSGSISAEIIARIIERGFWNLDAPIARVCSEEVPIPYARHLEEAALPSVAGIVAAARTVLGR
- a CDS encoding dihydrolipoamide acetyltransferase family protein — translated: MGTFTMPSLGADMEAGTLVEWLKQPGDAVKHGDIIAVVETDKGAIEVEVFEDGELEELLVKEGSKVPVGTALAQIFDEGDAEPTVRPSRSEPELEPGLQRGLQAAPSPAPTPPRQPPTPALPGLRMSPAARLLAEARRVGLASVTGTGPGGAIVREDVAAMLELGREAAPAQKSDKVAPDLAPMRRAIAAAMAKSKREIPHYYLSHQFEISAAMEWLDAYNSQRPPPERLLLNVLLVKAVALAVRKFPEFNGFYRGDAFEPSEAIHVGNAIAIRGGGLAAPAIHNTDSLSLAELMDHLHDLVGRTRRGGFRSSEISDSTVTVSSLGERGVDALWPVIYPPQVAIIGFGAVQKRARALDAGLVVRPVLNVTLAADHRANDGHRGALLLRRISDLLTEPEAL
- a CDS encoding acyl carrier protein, producing MTKDEIRAVIIKEIGEIAPEVETGTVSDSEDLRDALDMDSMDIFNLIAALHLRLSVDIPDRAAAEFATIEGAAAWLADHLQDRNS
- a CDS encoding Crp/Fnr family transcriptional regulator; translation: MLSFKSRPSNSYDLTCEAKAGKLLFLDGDLCDHVFELRHGIVRGVCLTQEGERQIAAFFFAGDQIGLPVSERYRFSAEAVTDLQYVRHSATRWQEDLMSACREQGRLLPSICAEQDPIFRRGMIVGRNSVLVRICAFLISVVDRLEEQDGVLAFPLTQIDLADYLAITPETTCRGFRHLRELGVISMPRRNHLIVRDRGKLATIASGAQLL
- a CDS encoding erythromycin esterase family protein, which gives rise to MTIHDRPPQVTTGLIHILRTQAENLPSPDIPDFAEPFDRFGDARVVMLGEATHGTHEFYAARARITRRLIERHGFNIVAVEGDWPDIARIDDYVRYKAPRLRSGEPFIRFPTWMWRNEDVLAFADWLRGHNAGLPEEKCTSMRGLDLYSLRDSIHAVIEYLAKHNPGDAEEARRRYGCLTPWQDEPQAYGKAVERAGLGACEDGVIAQLGDLLDQRMDFIAKDGESYFNAEQNARIVRSAERYYRSMYRGAAESWNLRDRHMFDTLQSLMAHRKDARAVIWAHNSHVGNASATAMGWQGEFNIGELVRTAYGDQAVLIGFGTDRGTVAAASDWGGPIEVKRVRPARDDSWEAAFRGTGFARSLTDWRGGHKQELVSALSGSLLERAIGVVYRPESELTSHYFEAVLADQFDAFVWFEESRAVTSLGPERPYGAPETWPFGL